GCTGCAAGGCCCGGGGTGACCCCGAGCCAGCAATCCACTGGATTTCACCTGAGGGCAAACTGATTTCCAATGCGACCAGGTCCACGGTGTACGACAATGGGACGCTTGACATCCTTATCACAACAGTGAAGGACACGGGCTCCTTCACCTGCATTGCTTCCAACCCAGCGGGGGAGGCCACGCAGACGGTGGACCTGCACATCATCAAACTCCCCCACTTGCTGAACAGCACAAACCACATCCATGAGCCTGACCCAGGCTCCTCGGACATCTCCACATCCACCAAGTCGGGCTCCAATGCGAGCAGTAGCAACGGGGATACTAAAGTCAGCCAGGATAAGAAGGTGGTCGTTGCGGAAGCGACATCCTCCACGGCTCTGCTGAAGTTCAATTTTCAGAGGAATATACCTGGGATACGTATGTTTCAAATCCAGTACAATGGTACTTACGATGACTCCCTTGTTTACAGGTaaggcagccccagcctgcccttGTGGGATCGTGCTGGGTGCTCGGTGCTGGCGTGTGGCCCTGGCCTGGGCAGCCCCTCTGCTGGAATTCCTGTGCCATGCCTTGCCAGCTGAGCGGAACCCAGCCCCGGCAGCTCATGGTGGGAGCCTCAGGAAGGACTCATGTCATTTCTAATCACAAATGGGAAAATTACTTAGAACAGTGTTATTTTTAGATAATCCAAATGGACCTCTAATCCTCTGAACTGATCTGAGAAAGGTTGTGAAGGTAGATGGATTAAACGGTTCCTAATGTGCTCATCTttgtggcagcacagggagggcagTGTCTGTGAGTTCCTCACAGCACTTTCTTGTGATGCCTGTGCTGGGGAAGTGCAGGggggctctgtgctgccaggtgTAGCTGTTGCACCCTTCAGAACTGGCTTTGCTTGTTCATTCCTTCTGTAAATTTCTTTATCCATTACTAAGACAAGGGGTgctggctttaaactgaaagagggtagatgTTGATCagataattgaaaaaaattcttcactgtgaggacAGTGAGACGCTGGCACAGGTTCCTCAGAGATgttgtgggtgccccatccatggaagcgtccaagaccaggctggacagggcttggagcaaccttgtccagtggaaggtgtccctgcccatggcaggagggtgaactagatggtctttaaatgttgcttccaacccaagccattctgtgatcctgtgttctgtgtttttgGTGTGGTTGTTCTAATGGGGGGCTCTGCCATGCTGAGCCATGCCAGGGGCCTTGGTAATCACTGCTGTCACATCAaaggccaggcaggagctgctgggggagtGGAGATCAGCCCCACGGGGACAGTGGACAGACAAGCCCAGCGTGGTGGTGCCCAGTGTGGCCTGGGCTGCCCCACAGGGTGGGAAGGTGCCGGTGTGTCCGCCAGGTTCATTCACACTGGTTTCCTTCTCCCCCAGAATGATACCTCCCACGAGCAAAACCTTTCTGGTCAACAACCTGGCTGCGGGGACGATGTACGACCTGTGTGTCCTGGCCATCTACGATGACGGGATCACCTCGCTGACGGCCACCAGAGTCGTGGGCTGCACGCAGTTCACCACCGAGCAGGATTATGTGCGCTGCCACTTCATGCAGTCCCAGTTCCTGGGCGGGACCATGATTATCATCATTGGTGGGATCATTGTAGCGTCCGTGCTCGTGttcatcatcatcctcatgATCCGCTACAAGGTGTGTAACAACAACGGGCAGCAGAAGGCCACCAAGGTCAGCAACGTGTACTCGCAGACGAACGGGGCGCAGATCCAGGGCTGCAGCGGGGTGCTGTCGCAGTCCATGTCCAAGCAGGCTCTCGGGCACGAGGAGGGCATCCAGTGCTGCAAGGCTGCCAGCGATGGTGTGACGCAGTCACCAGACACCGGCTCCAGCCAGGACTCAGCCACCACTACCTCCGCTTTGCCTCCCGCCTGGACTTCCAGCACTTCCCTCTCACAGAAGCCGAAGCGAAAGTCGGGGCCAAAGCCCGGCAGCGAGCCGCAGGGCGAGGCTGGCGGCAGCGCCGAGCCCCAGAACTCGAACAGAAATAACTCCACGGCCCTGCAGCTAGCCAGCCGGGCCCCCGACGCGGCCCCCGCGGCCCACACGTACAAAAGAGCACAATCAAAGCCAAGTAAGTTCCTCACGCTGCCGGCCGACGCGTCCCGAGCCAAGCGCCGGCGCTCGCTGGGCGgtgagctgctggagccccGCGGCGCCGGCGCCGGCGGCCTGCGCTCCAAACGGAGCATGTCCATGAACGGGATGCTGGTCCAGGCAGACTGCGCCGGGGCCCAGAGCGGAAAAGCAACTTTCTCCAGTTCTGAGTGGATATTGGAAAGCACTGTGtgacctgcttttttttttcttttttcttttttttttttttttttaatttttattttaactaaaaCCACCAAACATTGTGTGAAACtcccttttccagggaattgGATTTGGATGTCCACTGCTGTCTCTCTGATTAATGGCTTGTTCATGCGGGGTTCTGTATAAGCCACCCAGTGCACACGGGGGtttatttagtttttgtttggttttatttaatatcAAAACCGAAggcaacattaaaaaaaaaaaaaaaaaaaaaaggaaaaaaagattaaggGGCGAAAAAAAGCACGAAACAGCACCAGTGCCTTCCCTGCTCTAGGACTGGCTTCCTGGTTCTGCAgtagcagaaaacaaaagagagagttttcacagaaaaagcCTTTTATAAAGGAAATGCAATTTCCTCCAAGCTAACAAATAACCACTTCTGGATCAATCagtaaaatgatattttttaaacCGGTCAGACTGTATATTTCTTTTCCGTGACTATGGTGTTGCCTTTGTTTTTAGGCAGATGCTGTACAGGAGCAACAACGCTGTGTTGTTATGttgtgtaaaataaaatattcactcGGTACGCCAGCCAGCCTCGCGGTGACTGCCCTGCcggagccgggccggggctgtggTGCTGCGGAGCTCCCCCCGTGGGGCCGGGGGCAGCACAAGCAGGCACCGGGGCGCGGCTCCGTTCCCCTGCGCCGTGTCTGGCCGGCcggggctgggcactgctggagcaCTGGGGTCCCACAGCGGCTCTCCCTGGAAGGTGCCCGACCCACGGTCCCAGAGCACCCAGATCTGCACCCTGATCCTGTGGGGCAGGCAGcgccctgccctgcagctctggggagggagcagggctggggcgCCTCGGggtgcagggcacagctgagcaggGCCATGAGCGGGGCCAGCAGGCGGCCGGGGGGCAGGCAGGTGggcaggcagaggggcaggtgGGCAAACAGAGGGGCAGGTGGGCAGGCAGGTGGGCAggtgggcaggcagggctgcagctggctgggTCGTGGCCATTCAGCACCTCGGCTGGTCAGGTGGTGACGGTCATCTCCTGCTCTCCTAGACTCCTGGGGCATATTTCCTCTGAACTTTATGGTTGGGTCCAGTTCTTTTCAGTCCCCGAGAGAATTGAAGGGCCTGGAAGATGATGGTTTCACCTTTAAGCTGCTCTTAATTGCAGTGTCTGGGAGATAGAGTGATTTTGGGCCACTCTGTGGGGGCAGAACCCcgcagcagcaggggacagcaggcacAAATTTCGTTGTGTGgatggcagctgctctgctcgCTGTAAAGGGAAGCCTGCAGTTAATATTAATTAAACTCATATGGTCATCATATTCAAATTAGAGACAGCTTAACTCTGAATATTTGAGCATTGTGCATTCTCAGATGCCAAATAACAGGTTCACGATGTGCTTTGTGGCCATAAAAGTGAGAGAATAGTTGAATTTTATACCCTGTACGCTTGTTCCTGAGGGCACAGTAGCTAAGGCAGGTGCCTGaggccagcctggctccagccagggcagcagccagccccagggcagtTGTGGGGGAACATCTCACAGTGGGGAACAGCCCCTGGCACCCCttctctgtccccagggctctgcagcatGGGGCTGATGCTCGTGGCCAGTCTGGGTTGCTCTGGGTGATTTTATTGCCTGTCATGGAAGAACAAAGTCAGTGAGGGTGGTGTAAAGGACCTAAAAGGAAGAGGCTGCTTCTTTTTTAGAAACCCTTTTTGCTTCCCTCAGGAAATGCAGAGACCAAATAGGAAACAAAGCCTCAAAATGAGAAAACCTGCTTCCTGCTggagaagtttttaaaaaattcaataaatcCCTCCTCAGATTGCTCTGGCAACCCATGAGCACTGCATGCACAGAAGGGAGCTATTAAATAACGTGCTGTCGAGGACAGGGCTGGTCAGTCCAGGGTCTGGCAGTCTGATGACAAGGGCTTTGCCCAGGGAGGGTCAAACCCCAGTGAGggtctgtgctggcagaggcaCCTTCCCCCCGTGCTGGGGTAGAGGGAGAGTGTCAGAGGTTGGCTGTGGAGTGGTTGGGTTTAatcatgcattttaaaaacatcaaatgaaaatgcttttatatGTTGTCTAAAACTGGACCTAAATCTGTGTGATGTTTTGTGAAAGTGCTAAAATACTAATGATGTCTTGTGGTTTAAGGAcgtttatttttatatttgtaatttttcactCAAAGGAATAATTTTCTAAGCACTGCAGCTGATGTTCTGTCCATGGTGCCTCTGTGTCAAGCAGTGTACAGGGAACATATGGCCCTGTGTTTGGTTGGATTCTCTGCTGACAGTGCAGGAAAGGGGATCTGGGCAGCCGGGGCTTCCTCTTGTGCCAGCTTCTCTCCATGGCTGACAGGATCATTCATCCCTTGGGAATGCCCTGGCATGGAATCATCCATTCCCACTGGAATAACTGTGCAGTGGGACATTTGTTTTATTCAGGCTTGATTCAAAGTGTGGGAAGCCTCATGGAGGAGGAAATTCTCTGTCCTTTCTGTTCTGCAAAAACCATAGGTTGCCAACTGTGAGCCAGAAAAAGTGCTAAGATGCTCCTGGATCAGAGTAACACCAGGTTATTTTCCCCCAACTGGAATAACTCCTCACCATGGATGATGGAATGGGGGTGTGATGTGCTGTGGCCCCAGCATCACACCCAGCTGTAGAAGGGTCTGCAGGGACATGAGCCCAGGGTGCCTCCCTGCCCCTCAGGCAttgcctgcctgcagctgggctctgtgtgctgctgctcagctaCAGATTATCTGAGATTTTAGCCATGGAGAGTCTTTATTCACAGGTGCTGGTGGAGGAGAAACTGCTTCAGGAGGTTCTTAGCTCTTCCTGCAGTGGCTGGAACACCGGGGTGTGCCCAGGCCCTCTCTAGAGGTGGGCTCTCTTGAGggctgctgggatgtgctggcaggagctgggtgttGTGCCatgtctctgtgtctgtgttgcCTTCCTGCCGTGTCCAGGCTTGTCCGTGCCATGGGTACATGGATACCTGGTGCTGCTCCTTGGCTACATGGATCCATGCTCCTTGGCTACATGGATACCTGGTGCTGCTCCTTGGCTACATGGATCCATGCTCCTTGGCTACATGGATACCTGGTGCTGCTCCTTGGCTACATGGATCCATGCTCCTTGGCTACATGGATACCTGGTGCTGCTCCTTGGCTACATGGATCCATGCTCCTTGGCTACATGGATACCTGGTGCTGCTCCGCTCTGCTGCCAGCGTGGCTGTTTCTGCAGCGTGTCCCCACGCgttttccagccctgcccctgtgccaaCTGGCTCTGCAGCCATGGAGAGGGAGCTGCAAAGCACAGCCGTGTGTCCTGTGcgtggcacaggggacagagctcctgggagctgctgctccagctgggaagggcCTGGCACGGCTGGGGCACGCCGCCTGCCTGAGAGCTCctgctgaggcactggcacaagcTGCTCTCACCCCTgcgggcagcagagctgctggaggcttggtgccagcagcacaggggggCTCCTGCCTCCTGGGGACCATGACAGTCCCTGTGGGCATTGCTCTGGGAGCATCCCACACCAGCAGAGTGGCACGGAACTGTGGTGGGTGGACAGGCCTGGGCAGCTGTGTGTGCCCCCCAGAAGGCGCAGTAGGGCCCTTTGTGTGCCATGGCAAGAGTGTGCCCGAAGCCATGGTGGGCACCCAGTACGGTGAGGGGCACGCTGCTTCCttgggaatggcttcaaaccaGGAGTAATGGCTACAGCTGCCACGAGGATCACCTCTGTTCCCATCAGGCAAGGGGAAGCAGAGCCTCAGCAACACTGGAGCTTTGGGGTACTGGAGCCTGAGCGGTGCCACTGGCAGCATGGCCACACCTGTCAGCACCGTGATCCCTCAGGAACagtcacctccctgctccatggTGCTGCTGCCCGCTCAGGGTGCACCATCGCTGCCCAAAAGCTGCACTACCAGCAGCCACCCAGTTGCACGGTGCCTTCTCTTGGCAGTCGTGTTAATGTTGGTCAGAGTTCTGGTTCAAAAGCAGCAAACTGTGGCCAGGCCATAGGGTCCTGCTTACCAATAACATGGTTGTCCCGTTTCTCCTTTGCAAACGTGTCCCTGTGTGCCTGGCTGTCTGTTGGGTGCTGGgcctggggcagagcagaggctgtgctgccCGATCACGCCGTGCTGGATTGTCACCCACCATAGTGTCACCCACCATGGTCGTCACCCACCGTAGTGTCACCCACCATAGTGTCACCCACCATGgcccctcagcacagctgggactcccCGCAGGCCAAGCACCAAGTCCTTGGCCACTGTTCTGTGGTGCTGCATCCCCTGTGACTGTGGAATtgtccctggggacatcaggcacagcagaggggtctggctggggacagcccacctgctcagcagcagcttgtcCACCCTTCACTGCCAGGTGTGGGTAGGTGCACGGCAGTGGGCACGGAGTGCCAGGAAAACCAGCTCTGTGGGTAGGGacagctgtgccctgtccctgtgagtggctgggctctggagagggctgggctctggctgccacagaggcacagagccCAGGACAGGCCTGTGCCAGGTGTGGAGCAGCAGCGGTGCCCGgctcagcacccacagcccGCAGCAGTGACGCCAGCTCAGCAAAAGGGGAATGCACTGGGTTTGCTGGCTGTGCACTTCAATCCAGTATTTAATTCACAGAGCCAGTGTGAGGGCTGCTGCTCACACTGAAAGAAAGGGAAGCTTGGCTTGGAGGGAAGGAAACTTGAAAGGGAAAGAGCAAATGTGGCACGTGTCTGGCTGCAGACCCCACATCAGGGACTGTGTTTGTATTAAAATGAACAGAATCAGCTCCAGATTTTGTGCTGTGTCACCTCAGGTCACTTCAAGAGCTGCACTTTAGAAATGTCTGGGTCAGGAATCTGAGAGGTGAGCCCGGGCTGGTGTGCCTGGCTTGGTGTGAGCTGGTTttcctcctgcactgccaggttgctgctctcagtgctgtgtgcaAGCTGTGTCATCTCTGCAGGGGAAATTCCCACTGGGAGTAGGAATGAGGAAAACCATTCAGGGATGGAGCCCCCTCGGTGGGCACACAGGGACCCCCACCTGGCCTAAGCCTGGGCTCCCCATGGCCAGCCTGTAGTCTGGGGCTGTAACCCACAGCAAGCCAAAGATGAGTTTAAGGTGGTGCCTGGTTGGTATTTGCACATGGCAGTGGCACATCTGCACTCCCCCAGGTaagtggggctgtgctgggcgCCAGGGGAGGCCGGTGCAGTGGGACCAGATGAGGTGGTGGAACAACTGCCCCatgggctgtccctgtgccctggggtTGGAGGGGCAGGACAGTGACACGTGGCACACCCTCATTGCAGTGACCTTTCCTCGTGCACGCAGACCTCAGGAAGGTGAGTGTGGTGTCTGTGcccacctgctgctctgctctggtgtccccagctcGGTGTGAGCCCCTGGCAGTGTGTGGAGTTGGAGTCCCTGCCGTGCACAAAGGCTTGGCCTATGCAACGGCCTATTTGTGTCTGCCTGTGAGGGCAGAAGCAAATCTAGAAAATGGAGAAGTCTGGTTCTGGAACAATGACCTGTGCTGGTTCTGATGGGGGTTTTGATGGGGGTTGTCTTGTTGGATTTtccctgaagcagcagcagcagcagcagcagcagtgctatGCCTGTGCTCCCTGATGGTGACAAGACTTGTGGCAGAGTTGTGGCTGGGGACATTGGGTACTGTTAGCCCAGTTACCTGTTAGCCCCATCTCCTGTTAGCCCAGTCTCCTGTTACATTAGTCCAGTCCCCTGTTAGTCCAGTCCCCTGTTAGCCCCATCTCCTGTTAGCCCAGTCTCCTGTTAGCCCACTCCCCTGTTAGCCCCATCTCCTGTTAGCTCAGTCTCCTGTTAGCCCAGTCCCCTGTTGGCCCAGTCCCCTGTTAGCTCAGTCCCCTGTTAGCCCAGTCTCCTGTTAGCCCCATCTCCTGTTAGCCCAGTCCCCTGTTAGCTCAGTCCCCTGTTAGCCCAGTCCCCTGTTAGCCCAGTCCCCTGTTAGCTCAGTCCAATGTTAGCCCAGTCCCCTGTTAGCTCAGTCCCCTGTTAGCCCAGTCCCCTGTTAGTTCAGTCTCCTGTTAGCCCCATCTCCTGTTAGCCCAGTCCCCTGTTAGCTCTGTCCCCTGTTAGCCCAGTCTCCTGTCAGCCCAGTCCCCTGTTACCCCAGTCTCCTGTTAGCCCAGTCTCCTTTTAGTCCAGTCCCCTGTTAGCCCAGTCCCCTGTTAGCCCCATCTCCTGTTAGCCCAGTCCCCTGTTAGCCCAGTCCCCTGTTAGCTGACAtgctctgctgccccagcccctgcagtgcACATGGCACAATTCCGTGGGTGCCAGGGCCGAGGGCAGggtctgctgctgcttcctgacCGGGCTGGCtctgtggcagctcctgggaccCTTggtgcagtgcccagctggctgTGCAGCAGTTCTGGGACCGTCAAtgggtgctgtgcccagctggccccagggcagctcctggggctcttGGTGggtgctgtgcctgggctggccccgtggcagctcctggggctcttGGTGggtgctgtgcctgggctggccccgtggcagctcctggggctcttGGTGggtgctgtgcctgggctggccccgtggcagctcctggggctcttGCTGTAGTGCCACATCAGCGTGGCttttgccatgggcagggctgATGCTGCTCCTCGTCCCCTCACCTTCTCTGTTCTGTCTCTTTGCGCAGAAGCCGGGGCCTCTCTGCAGGACACCAGCCCTTCTGCACTCCCCGAAAACGTTGCCACCGATGTTGTTACTCGTCAGAAAACAATACGGTTCCAACTCTCCGAGGACTGACGTTTGGCACTGCGCTCACCCCACCGAAACCTTTACTTGAAGCTGCAGCCGAGGCCACGTGGCCGTCAAGGTCGGCTGCCTCGATAAACTGTCTTCCCCCCTCACAGGATTCCCATCTCCCATCTGCCACTTAAAGTCTAAAatacctgtttttttctggtgtcCAAGTTTTTTATAACTAAAAATGATGATGAAAAATCTGGTGGCAACAGCTGCAGTCCCAGTCATGTTCCATGTCGCAGTGGTGAGGTCACGAGCTGTAAACATGGTAGCTTCAATCACCTgaacaaataaatgttttactACAATGGCATGGGCATGTTGGTTGATCCAGGCGTTTGTGCCTGGCAGGTTGGTTGATCCAGAGAGACCCCATGGTGCTTGGGGTCTGTGCCCACAGGGACCCCATGCTGCTGGGGTCTGTGCCCACAGGGAGCCCGTGCTGCCCAGGTCTGTGCCCACAGGgaccctgtgctgctcagggtccaggtgctcagcactgcaggagtGATGGTGGGCAATTCCTGTGCCTCTGAGTAGGAGCGGCgagctgtgcctggctgcagccccagctcatGGCCCTTGGTGCCACTGGCCCGGGGTGACCAGGGAGGTGCCACCAGGGAGCTGCCTGGCTTTGCCCCTTGGTGCTGGGCAGTGACACGAGCTTTGGGCAGAGGGAGTCCTGTCTGCCCTcgggggacagccctggggctttcccacagagctccccttccctgtgccaggagggcagcctgggctgtgggggtgacagcactgcaggctgctccagcaccatGTGCCAGGAGTGCCATGGGGCAGGCAAAGCGTGGAGCACAGAgtgccaggagctctggggcAGTGTCAGCCCTAACAGGACAGCCTGGGgtgggggacagctggggactgGCCTGGGGCTCTCATGGTGCCCCAGTCCCTTGGTTTATGCAGCCTTGCCTTGCTCTCTAACAAGACCAAAGgggttttttggatttttttttcttttctcccttgtCAGCATTCCATCTGGCTCACAGATATAATTAGAGCTTTCTGAGAACCACAGTGAATCAGCCAGCCTTAACATGACTTCAGGAGAGCAGATCACAGCTCTGGTAAGTGTGTCTTGTCACCAGGACTGCCCAGATGGGGCTCTCCTGGTCCCACTGCTCTGTCTCCAGTGGAGGCTGGTCCCGCTGCAGGCCCCGGTCCTGCTGTGCTGATgatgcacctcagctgggccaGCTGGCTCAGTGACTTGCCCGTGGCTTGTCTGTAGCAGCAGAGACATCAACATCTCCCCAGGACACAACAGTCCatggaggagaggctgagctgAGCCGGGAGCCTCACCCATTAGGTCCCCTCCTACGCTTCCTCTTCTGATGCTGCAGAGACAGGATTCACCCCCTGACATTGGCAAGGAGACCCCAAGCTTGGCACCCAAGGCCTGTAGGTGTGTGAAAaatccagtgctgctgtggcccCGCAGACCCTGGAGCAGATGCTTCAGGATTCATCCAGTGCACGGAATGCTGTGCTGAGTGGGCACTTCAAGGGGAAAAGGCAAGGCTTTGATCAGGGTTGGATCACCGCTCTTTTCCTCACGAAGCCTGAGCAGTGATGCTTCTGGCACTGCACACAGCCTGGATTTCTTGTGGATTATAGTAACAGCAGGTAttgctcttccctttccttgctGTGCAGTGCAAATGGGGTATAAATACTGGCAGAGGCTGAGCCCCAGACAAGCTACTCTTCAATAAAATGTTCAGTGGATGTTGAGTCCACAGACCCAtcccctctctctctgcagaCTGCAGTGACTCCCCCAGTGAAGTTCAGCACAAGTGACCTTTCTTGGAGCAAGCAGGTGATGCTGAGGTCTGCaaagcagctgggcagagcacacCTGGCCCAGGTGTGTGAGGTGCAGaaagagcagaggctgctgcttccttctggCATCCCAtgctcagctgtgcagctgcccaAACCCTTGTGACCCCAGCGTGCTCCAAGGTCCAGCTGCACAGACCACATCCATGCTTAGAATTTCATCCCAAATTGCTACCATGTTATTCCACTCATTCAGCAGCTCCATGCTCAGGCTT
This portion of the Vidua chalybeata isolate OUT-0048 chromosome 6, bVidCha1 merged haplotype, whole genome shotgun sequence genome encodes:
- the LRFN5 gene encoding leucine-rich repeat and fibronectin type-III domain-containing protein 5 isoform X2, with the protein product MEKLLLFLLFIGVVVRAQICPKRCVCQILSPNLATLCAKKGLLFVPPNIDRRTVELRLADNFVTNIKRKDFANMTSLVDLTLSRNTISFITPHAFADLRNLRALHLNSNRLTKITNDMFSGLSNLHHLILNNNQLTLISSTAFDDVLALEELDLSYNNLETIPWDAVEKMVSLHTLSLDHNMIDHIPKGTFSHLHKMTRLDVTSNKLQKLPPDPLFQRAQVLATSGIISPSTFALSFGGNPLHCNCELLWLRRLSREDDLETCASPTLLSGRYFWSIPEEEFLCEPPLITRHTHELRVLEGQRAALRCKARGDPEPAIHWISPEGKLISNATRSTVYDNGTLDILITTVKDTGSFTCIASNPAGEATQTVDLHIIKLPHLLNSTNHIHEPDPGSSDISTSTKSGSNASSSNGDTKVSQDKKVVVAEATSSTALLKFNFQRNIPGIRMFQIQYNGTYDDSLVYRMIPPTSKTFLVNNLAAGTMYDLCVLAIYDDGITSLTATRVVGCTQFTTEQDYVRCHFMQSQFLGGTMIIIIGGIIVASVLVFIIILMIRYKVCNNNGQQKATKVSNVYSQTNGAQIQGCSGVLSQSMSKQALGHEEGIQCCKAASDGVTQSPDTGSSQDSATTTSALPPAWTSSTSLSQKPKRKSGPKPGSEPQGEAGGSAEPQNSNRNNSTALQLASRAPDAAPAAHTYKRAQSKPKAGASLQDTSPSALPENVATDVVTRQKTIRFQLSED
- the LRFN5 gene encoding leucine-rich repeat and fibronectin type-III domain-containing protein 5 isoform X1, translating into MEKLLLFLLFIGVVVRAQICPKRCVCQILSPNLATLCAKKGLLFVPPNIDRRTVELRLADNFVTNIKRKDFANMTSLVDLTLSRNTISFITPHAFADLRNLRALHLNSNRLTKITNDMFSGLSNLHHLILNNNQLTLISSTAFDDVLALEELDLSYNNLETIPWDAVEKMVSLHTLSLDHNMIDHIPKGTFSHLHKMTRLDVTSNKLQKLPPDPLFQRAQVLATSGIISPSTFALSFGGNPLHCNCELLWLRRLSREDDLETCASPTLLSGRYFWSIPEEEFLCEPPLITRHTHELRVLEGQRAALRCKARGDPEPAIHWISPEGKLISNATRSTVYDNGTLDILITTVKDTGSFTCIASNPAGEATQTVDLHIIKLPHLLNSTNHIHEPDPGSSDISTSTKSGSNASSSNGDTKVSQDKKVVVAEATSSTALLKFNFQRNIPGIRMFQIQYNGTYDDSLVYRMIPPTSKTFLVNNLAAGTMYDLCVLAIYDDGITSLTATRVVGCTQFTTEQDYVRCHFMQSQFLGGTMIIIIGGIIVASVLVFIIILMIRYKVCNNNGQQKATKVSNVYSQTNGAQIQGCSGVLSQSMSKQALGHEEGIQCCKAASDGVTQSPDTGSSQDSATTTSALPPAWTSSTSLSQKPKRKSGPKPGSEPQGEAGGSAEPQNSNRNNSTALQLASRAPDAAPAAHTYKRAQSKPSKFLTLPADASRAKRRRSLGGELLEPRGAGAGGLRSKRSMSMNGMLVQADCAGAQSGKATFSSSEWILESTV